DNA from Actinoplanes sp. SE50/110:
CCGCTCGTTCGGCGACACCCCGCTGAACGCCGAGCTCAAGCTCGAGGTGTGGGACTCGCCGAACTCGGCCGGTGTGATCATCGACGCGGTTCGCGCCGCGAAGATCGCCAAGGACCGCGGCATCGGTGGCCCGATCCTGTCGGCCTCGTCGTACTTCATGAAGTCCCCGCCGGTGCAGTACAGCGACCACGACGCGCACAACGCCGTCGAGGCGTTCATCAAGGGCGAGACCGAGCGCTGACCCGCTCTCCGACCCGACAGCGGAAGCCGGCCCGTCCCTGGGCCGGCTTTTTCTGTTCCCGGCATGATCCATCTAACCTGTCGCGGTGGCGAGTAACCCCCAGTCGACTTCTCCGCTCAAAGCGGTCCTCAGTTGCCTGACCGCGGTGGCGGTCTCGGCCGGTGCGCTCTACGCGTTCGGACCCTGGTCAGCCGACACTCCGGACCTGGCCAGCGCCGCCCGCCCGCTGGACCCGCCGGTGTCGGTGCCCGGCCGTACGGTGTCGGTGCTCGCCGCGGGGGACATCCTGGCCCATCCGGAACTGTGGGACCAGGCTCGCCGGGACGGCAACGGGACGATGGACTTCGCGCCGATGATGGCCTCGGCCAAGGAGACGGTCTCCGGGGCCGACCTGGCCCTGTGCCACATGGAGACCGCGGTGGCGCCACCCGGCGGGCCGTACATCGGCTTCCCGAAGTTCAGCGTCCCCCGGGAGGTCGTGCAGGGCATCAAGAGCCTCGGGTACGACGGCTGCTCCACCGCGTCGAACCACAGCATCGACCAGGGTTTCGAGGGCGTGCAGCGGACCCTGGACGCGCTGGACGCGGCGGGCCTGGGGCACACCGGCAGCTACCGGACCGCGGCCGACGCGGCGAAGCCGAAGATCTACACGGCCAAGGGCGTGAAGATCGCGCATCTGAGCTACACCAAGGACTTCAACGGGTTGAAGCCGCCGGCCGGCAAGGCATGGGTGGCCAACCAGATCAACGTCACGAAGATCCGTAAGGACGCCGCGGCGGCGCGCAAGGCCGGTGCACAGATCGTGATCGTCAGCATGCACTGGGGCACCGAGTACGAGCACGAGCCCGACGTGGACCAGCAGACCTGGGCCCGGGCCATCGCCCAGATCAAGGACGTGGACATCGTCTTCGGTCACCATGCCCACGTCGTACAGCCGGTCGAGAAGATCGGAAATACCTGGATCATCTATGGCATGGGCAACCAGATCGCCCGGCATGCCGAGCCGATCAACTCCAATCGAGACGGAGCGATGATGAAGGTCACATTCGGCCCATCCTCGGTTCCGGGCCGGTGGAAGGTGATGGCTCTGGAGGCGATTCCCACCTTTGTGGACCTCAATCCGAACATCCGGCTCGTCGACCTGCCGCGCGAACTGGCGAAACCCGATCTTTCGGCCCCGCAGCGGAAGATCTACGAGGCGGCCGTCGATCGCATCGACGGTAATCTCCTGACCCATGGGGCCAGTGCCGCAGGGCTGATCGTCCACGGAACCGGTAAATCCTCCTGAGCCCCGGGAAAGCCGAAGGTTGCTAGCATCTGGCGGCTCGTCAGGGCGAGCGCCAGGTCAGCGGGGATGGTAGGGATTCGTGTCAAGCCGGTCGGCTCAAACCGTTACGTCCCGGGCGGCGGAGCTCGCTCAGGAGCAGGAAGAGCTGCTGGCCTGGCGGCGCCGCGCGCTCACTCAGCAACTGCCGGCGGCCGCCTTCCCGGCCGGCACCAGCGCGCCGTCTCTGGCGTACCTCTGGGCCAGCTTCTTCGTGGTGGTGGCCGCGGTGCTGGGGCTCACCGTCAACGCGCACACCGGCGCCCTGCCGGCGATCGCCGACTCGCAGCGGGACATCGCGATCAAGCTGGCCAACGGCTTCGAGGCGGAGATCCACCAGGAGACCACGGTGCTGGAC
Protein-coding regions in this window:
- a CDS encoding CapA family protein, which encodes MASNPQSTSPLKAVLSCLTAVAVSAGALYAFGPWSADTPDLASAARPLDPPVSVPGRTVSVLAAGDILAHPELWDQARRDGNGTMDFAPMMASAKETVSGADLALCHMETAVAPPGGPYIGFPKFSVPREVVQGIKSLGYDGCSTASNHSIDQGFEGVQRTLDALDAAGLGHTGSYRTAADAAKPKIYTAKGVKIAHLSYTKDFNGLKPPAGKAWVANQINVTKIRKDAAAARKAGAQIVIVSMHWGTEYEHEPDVDQQTWARAIAQIKDVDIVFGHHAHVVQPVEKIGNTWIIYGMGNQIARHAEPINSNRDGAMMKVTFGPSSVPGRWKVMALEAIPTFVDLNPNIRLVDLPRELAKPDLSAPQRKIYEAAVDRIDGNLLTHGASAAGLIVHGTGKSS